The DNA sequence AACGCCTGGGGGAAGTTGCCGAGTTGCTCGCCGGAGGGACCGATCTCCTCCGAGAAGAGGCCGACGGGGTTGGCGTAGGTGAGCATCTTGTCGAAGGCGTACCGGGCCCGCCCGAGCCGGCCGCTGCGGGCCAGGGCCTCGACGTAGTAGAAGCTGCAGAGGTTGAAGGTGCCCTCGGCGCCGCGCAGCCCGTCGGGCGAGGCCCCGGGGTCGTAGCGGTAGACGAGGCTGTCGCTGACCAGCTCCTTGTCCATGGCGTCGAGGGTGGTGAGCCAGTCCGGGTCGTGCGGTGAGATGAAGCCGACCTGGGGCATCAGCAGCAGCGAGGCGTCCAGGACGTCCGTGTCGTAGTGCTGGACGAAGGCCTGGCGCCCGGGGTGCCAGCCGCGTTCGACGATCTGCCGGAAGATCGCGTCGCGGGTCTCGGTCCAGTGGTTGATCCGGCCCGGGCGGGCGTGCGAGACGGACGCGCGGATGCCCCGGTCGAAGGCGACCCAGGCCATCAGCCGGCTGTAGGTGAAGTTCTGCCGGCCGCCGCGGGTCTCCCAGATCCCCTCGTCCGGCTGGTCCCAGTGGTCGGAGAGCCAGTCCAGTACGTCACGCATGGCGTTCCAGCCGCGGATCGCCCCGATGTCGCCGCGCACCGCCAGCGCGTCGGCCGCCTCGCCGTAGATGTCGAGCTGGAGCTGGCCGGCGGCCGCGTTGCCGGCCCGGACGGGCCGTGAGCCCTGGTAGCCCTCCAGATGGTCGAGGGTCTCCTCGGTGAGATGAGGGTCGCCGTCGATCCGGTACATGATCTGCAAGGGGTCCCCCGTGGCGGTGCCGCCGGCGTCGACGCGCTCGCGCAGCCAGCGGCGGTACGCGTACGCCTCCGCCTCGAAGCCCAGATCGATCAGCGCCCGCACGGAGAGCGAGGCGTCACGCACCCACGTGTAGCGGTAGTCCCAGTTGCGCTCGCCGCCGATCTGCTCGGGCAGTCCCATGGTGGCGGCGGCGATGGGCGCGCCCGTGGGGGCGTAGGTGAGCAGCTTGAGCGTGATCGCCGAGCGGTTCACCGTGTCCTGCCAGCGCCCTCGGTAGGAGCAGGAGCGCAGCCAGGACAGCCAGAAGGTGCGGCACGAGCCCATGTCGTCGACCAGGCCGCCCAGTTGAGGCGCGGGCCCGGGGGCGCCGCCGCTCGCGGTGCCGGTCAGCACGACGGCCACCGCCTGCCCTGCGGAGAGGGTGAAGCGGCCGGTGACGTCGTCGCCGTCCGCGTGGAAGGCGACCCCGGGGGTGCACTGGAGGTGCAGGTCGGTTCCCGGGCCGTGGAAGACCGCCGAGCGGTCGTCGTCCGGCGGGAGGGTGAGGGTGTGCGGGGCGCGGGCGTAGTCGAAGCGGGGGCGGCAGGAGAAGGTGAAGGGCAGGCTGCCCCGGACGACGCGGGCGATCCGGATGATCCGGTGCCGGTCCGTCGGCGTCGGGGAGTCGACGGGAGCCATGAAGTCGGCGACCTCGCCCACGCCGCCGGGCGCCATGTACCGCGTGATCAGGACCGCCGTGTCGGACAGGTACAGCTGTCGCACCGTCAGCCCCTCGCCCTCCGGGAGATCCACGGCGAACCGGCAGTGGCCCCCGCGCTCGCTGTCCAGCAGCGAAGCGAAGACGCTGGGCGAGTCGAAGCGCGGTGTGCACCACCAGTCGATGGTCCCGGCGGACGAGACCAGAGCCGCGGTCTGCAGGTCGCCGACCATTCCGTGCTCGGCGATGGGCGGATAGCGGTCGACCATGCCTGCCTCCCTCTCCACGTTCATCGTTGGAGAAGAGCTCCGAGCGGGGCTTCACCCCTGACAGGTGAAACCCGGCGGCAGCGGGCGCGCGGCCCGCCCGGGCGGGGGACCGCCGGTGCCGCCGCGGTCGGCGGCGGCACCCCACCCGCTCCGGGTGATGCCGTCCCGGGGCGACAGGCGCAGCGTGGAGCACATCAGGCTTGGAGTGCCGCCGTGGTCGCACGACGGCCGGCAGGTGGAGGCGACCGTGGACTATCCGCTGCTCAACGCTTTCCTGACGATGCTCTGGTTCTTCCTGTGGGTGCTGTGGTTCGTGATGCTGTTCCGGGTCTTCGGAGACATCTTCCGGGACGACAGCATGAGCGGCTGGGGCAAGGCGGGCTGGGCGGTCTTCGTCTGTGTGCTGCCGTTCCTCGGCGTGTTCGTCTATCTGATCGCCCGCGGACGCGGCATGGGTGAGCGTGATGTGCGCCAGCAACGGCGGCAGGAGGAGGCGTTCCGCTCCTACGTCCAGGAGGCGGCCGCCGATGCCCCGGCGACCGGGACGACCGGGACGACCGGGACCACCGGGACCACCGGGACCACCGGGGCGACCGGGCCGACCCATGCGGACCAGCTGACCAAGCTCGCCGGGCTGCACGACCACGGCGACATCAGCGACGCCGAGTACGAGCGGGCGAAGGCGAAGGTGCTCGCGGGCTGAGCCGTACGTTCACTCCGGAAGCCGGCGGAACTCCGCCACGCGCAGCCCCAGCGACTGGAAACGGATCAACAGGCCGTACAGGTGCGCCTCGTCGTCGACCTGGCCGTACAGCACCGTCTGGTTGGGGACGACGAAGCTGTCGAACTCGGGGAACGCCGTGGTCAACTCATCCGACATCTGCCCGTCGACGCGGATCTCGTAGCGCATGACCTCATGCTCGGCGACCTGGGGCACGGGTGGCATCACCCGGGCGAGGTGACACGTCACAGCAGTCCGAACTCACGGGCCCGGCGGACCGCCTCGCCGCGCCGGGTGGCGGCGAGCTTGCGGTAGATGCTCTTGAGGTGCGTCTTCACCGTGTTCACGGACAGATGCAGGTCGGCGGCGATCTCCTCGGTGGACATGAGCTGCGCCAACCGCTCCAGTACGTCCCGCTCCCGCGCGCTGAGCGTTTCCGGGCGCGGGCCCACGGGCTCCTTGCGCCCGGGAGCGGGCGTGCCGGTCAGCCAGGCATGCTCCCGCGCGAGCGCGGGCCGGTGGAGCAGCAGCCGCCTGACCCAGGACCCGGCGTCCAGGAACGGCCGCCTCAGGTGATGCGGGCGCGCGGCGGCCAGGGCTCGCAGCAGCAGGCTCTCGGCGGCGGCAAAGTCGCCGAGCGCGTCGGCGGCCTGCGCACGGGTCAGCAGAATCCATACGTCGATGACGGGCCCGGGGTCGCGGTGCTCGGGGAGTTCGAGCTCGTCGAGGATGCGCAGGGCCCGTTCGCCCTCACCGGCGGCGACCCGTGCTCTGGCCTCCGCCACCAGGCTCTCCGGGCCGTGGGCCGGCCGGTCCTCGAAGACCTTCACCGCGGCCTTCGGATCGCCGTCGGCCAGGTGCGCCGCGGCCATGGCCATCGCGATGCGGTCGCTCACCCACGGGGACGGCTCGGCGGAGACCAGCGGCTGCTTCGCCATGTCGTCGAGGGCCAGCAGCGCCGAGCGGGGGTCCCCCTTCGCGAACAGCATCCGCGAACGGAGGATCGCCAGCTCCACGGCCACGACGGGATCGCGGGAAGCGGCGGACGTGGCGGCGGCCCGGTCGAGGTGGCCCTGCGCCGCCGCCAGGTCGTCGCGGTCGATGGCCACGGCGGCCAGCACGAGCTGGGCCATCCCGGTGCGGTCGGACACCGGCAGCCCCGAGTGCTCCGCCTCCGCGACCGCGCCCCTGGCATGCGACTCCGCGTGGCCGGGACGGCCCTGCAGGAAGTCGATCAGCGCCAGGCGGCTGAGCGCCTCGTGCCGGGCGAAGGCCGTCGAGGGCTCCTGGGGGGAGCGGACGGCTTCGGACAACGTCGAGCGCGCGGCATCGAAGCGGCCCGCCCACAGCTGCGCCGATCCGAGGTCGGTGAGCATGAGGGCCGTCAGCTCCGGGCACTGATCCAGCCGGTCGGCGGGCAGGGCCCGCTCCGCCTCCGCGGCGGCCTTCGCCGCCAGCTCGGCCAGGTCCGCGGAACCCGCCACCCGCGCGGCCAGCACCCGCAGCACCGCGCAGCTCAGCCGCACCGCGGCCGCGTCGTCGGAGTCGTCGTCGGGCAGGTTCTGCTCCGCACGCCCCAGGTAGGTGACGCCGCGCTCGACGTCGTGGTGGGCCAACTCGCGTGCCGCGCGCACAAGATCGGGGGCCGGCCCCGACGTCTCCGGCGCCATCCTGGCGAACAGGCCGTCCAGCCGCTCGGCGGACAGCCCCGTCAGCAGCCGGCCGATCGCCAGCCGGCCGATGAACTCGTCCGCGGCCAGCTCCCAGTCACCCGCGTCCGCCGCATGCGACAGGGCCTCGTCGAGCAGCCCCGCCCGGCTCAGCCAGTGGGCGGCCGTGCGGTGCAGCTCGGGCTCCAGGCCGGGATGGCGGACGCCCAGATGCACCCTCAGGATCTCGGCGAACAGCGGGTGCAGCCGGTACCAGGAGTGCCCGATGGGCTCGACGAACGCGTTCGCCCGTTGCAGGCCCTCCAGGATCGGCTCCGCGTCGACCCGGCCGGTGAGGGCGTTGGCCAGATCGGGGTGGATCTCCTCCAGGATGCTCGCCCGCAGCAGCAGATCCTGGGTGTCGGACGGGTGGGCGCGGAGCACCTCGCCCAGCAGGAAGTCGGCCACCGTGCTGTGCCCCGGCTCGAACTCCGCGAGGAAGGCCTCCGGGGCGTCGGCGCGCTGGGCGGCCAGCGTGCACAGCCGCAGTCCCGCCGCCCAGCCTCCGGTGCGCGCGGTCAGCACGCGCGCGCCCGCGCCCGACAGTGCCAGTCCGTGCCGGTCGGCGAGGGCCGCCGTCTCCTCGGCGCGGAACGCCAGATCGGCGCCCCGGATGTCGACGAGCTCACCGGCGGCCCGATAGCGGTACAGCGGCAGCAGCGGCTCCGTACGGCTGATGACCAGCAGGCGCAGGCCGTCGCCCGCGTGGCGGAGCACGAACTGCAGTCCGTCGGCCACCTCGGCGCACCCGGCCACCCGGTCGAACTCGTCCAGGACGAGGGTCACCGGCCTGTCCCGTCCGTCCAGCCAGGCCGCGACCCGCGCAAGCAGCGAGTGGTCCACCTCGCCGGGGCGGGCGGGGCTGCCGATGTCCGAGGGGAGGGCGATTCCGTGGTGCCGGAAGGCATGCAGGACGTATGCCCAGAACACGCCGGGGGCGTTGTCCTCCGGCTCCACCGTCAGCCAGGCGACGTCCCCCGGCTCGCGGGCCGTGATCCAGTCGGCGACCAGCAGGGTCTTGCCGGCCCCCGCGGGCCCGTTCACCAGCGTCAGCGGAGTGCGCAGACCCTCGGCCAGCTGATCGAGCAGCCGCCCCCTGCGCACGAACGTCCGGGGCACCGTCGGCACGGCGAACCGTGCGGCGAGAACCGGGTCACCGCCCGGGGTCACCGCCCTCATGACGGCATCGCCGTGGCTCCCGTCTGCCGAGCGTGACTTCGTACCCATCACACGCCTCGTGGATGCCCGAGCGACATGACACCCTCAACACCCACCATCCGATCGTCGCCCCGGACCGGCCCGCCCGCAAGCGATCAGCCCACCCGGCCACCGGCGATCCCCGAGCGGGCGGGGGCCCAGACGTCCAGCATCCACACCAGCAGGCCCTCCAGTGCCCGGTGGTTCCGGGTCCCGGCGTCCCGCATCGGTCGTGGCGGCCGGTTCATGCGCCGGTCTGCCGGGTTCGGCCGGCGTCCGCCTGCCCGCGGGCGGGACTCCGGCCGGGTCAGGCGTCCGCATCCGCCGCGGCAGGTCCTTCAGTGCCGGTGGTTCCGGGCCCCGGTGGCCCGCCTGGGTCGTGGCCGTCGGCGTCATGTGCCGGTCTGCCGGGTTCGGCCGGCGTCCGCCACCCCGCCGCGGGACTCCAGCCGGTCAGGCGTCCAGCATCCGCCGCAGCAGGTCCCGCAGAGCCAGCCGCTCCTGGTCCGACAGCCCCGCCAGCGGCTCCCGGGCGAAGCGCAGGGACTCTCGCAGGCTGCGTGCCACCCGGCGGCCCTCCTCGGTCGCCGCGGCCAGCTTCACGCGCCGGTCCGCCGGGTCCGGCCGGCGTTCCACCAGCCCGCGGGACTCCAGGCGGTCCACGATGCCGGTCACGTTCGACGGCTCGCAGCGCAGCCGCTGCGCCAGCTTCCGCATCGGCAGCGGCTCCAGCGACAGCAGGCTCAGCAGCCGCGCCTGCGCGCCGGTCAGGGCGTGCTCGGCGGCGGCCTCCTCGTACTCCTGGTGATAGCGGGCCACGACCGAGCCGATGAGGTCGACGACTTCCAGGGTCATGTCATCGGGACCATGGGTCTTCTGCGGAATGGTGGCCATGCTCTCAGGGTACCCCCATTACTTGACATCCTGAAATATTCAGGAGCATGGTTGTTTCAGGTACTGAAGTAAAAACGTACGCACGGAAAGGCGCACCCCTCCCATGATCAACCGCGAATGGCACCTCCTCTCCCGCCCCGTCGGCTGGCCCAAGCCCGAGGACTTCGCCTTGGTCGAGGCCGAGATGCCGACCCCCGGCGAGGGCCAGGTGCTCGTACGGAACAAGTACCTCTCCGTCGACCCGTACATGCGCGGACGCATGTCGGCCGCCAAGTCCTACGTCGCCCCCTTCGAGCTCGGCAAGGTCATGCAGGGCGGCGCCGTCGGTGA is a window from the Streptomyces sp. NBC_00299 genome containing:
- a CDS encoding glycoside hydrolase family 15 protein, which produces MNVEREAGMVDRYPPIAEHGMVGDLQTAALVSSAGTIDWWCTPRFDSPSVFASLLDSERGGHCRFAVDLPEGEGLTVRQLYLSDTAVLITRYMAPGGVGEVADFMAPVDSPTPTDRHRIIRIARVVRGSLPFTFSCRPRFDYARAPHTLTLPPDDDRSAVFHGPGTDLHLQCTPGVAFHADGDDVTGRFTLSAGQAVAVVLTGTASGGAPGPAPQLGGLVDDMGSCRTFWLSWLRSCSYRGRWQDTVNRSAITLKLLTYAPTGAPIAAATMGLPEQIGGERNWDYRYTWVRDASLSVRALIDLGFEAEAYAYRRWLRERVDAGGTATGDPLQIMYRIDGDPHLTEETLDHLEGYQGSRPVRAGNAAAGQLQLDIYGEAADALAVRGDIGAIRGWNAMRDVLDWLSDHWDQPDEGIWETRGGRQNFTYSRLMAWVAFDRGIRASVSHARPGRINHWTETRDAIFRQIVERGWHPGRQAFVQHYDTDVLDASLLLMPQVGFISPHDPDWLTTLDAMDKELVSDSLVYRYDPGASPDGLRGAEGTFNLCSFYYVEALARSGRLGRARYAFDKMLTYANPVGLFSEEIGPSGEQLGNFPQAFTHVALINAATALDEQLGRAEASPTHGDGQYDPPHSYTTPTAPAGGGDDGG
- a CDS encoding SHOCT domain-containing protein, with the translated sequence MLWFFLWVLWFVMLFRVFGDIFRDDSMSGWGKAGWAVFVCVLPFLGVFVYLIARGRGMGERDVRQQRRQEEAFRSYVQEAAADAPATGTTGTTGTTGTTGTTGATGPTHADQLTKLAGLHDHGDISDAEYERAKAKVLAG
- a CDS encoding helix-turn-helix transcriptional regulator, with the protein product MRAVTPGGDPVLAARFAVPTVPRTFVRRGRLLDQLAEGLRTPLTLVNGPAGAGKTLLVADWITAREPGDVAWLTVEPEDNAPGVFWAYVLHAFRHHGIALPSDIGSPARPGEVDHSLLARVAAWLDGRDRPVTLVLDEFDRVAGCAEVADGLQFVLRHAGDGLRLLVISRTEPLLPLYRYRAAGELVDIRGADLAFRAEETAALADRHGLALSGAGARVLTARTGGWAAGLRLCTLAAQRADAPEAFLAEFEPGHSTVADFLLGEVLRAHPSDTQDLLLRASILEEIHPDLANALTGRVDAEPILEGLQRANAFVEPIGHSWYRLHPLFAEILRVHLGVRHPGLEPELHRTAAHWLSRAGLLDEALSHAADAGDWELAADEFIGRLAIGRLLTGLSAERLDGLFARMAPETSGPAPDLVRAARELAHHDVERGVTYLGRAEQNLPDDDSDDAAAVRLSCAVLRVLAARVAGSADLAELAAKAAAEAERALPADRLDQCPELTALMLTDLGSAQLWAGRFDAARSTLSEAVRSPQEPSTAFARHEALSRLALIDFLQGRPGHAESHARGAVAEAEHSGLPVSDRTGMAQLVLAAVAIDRDDLAAAQGHLDRAAATSAASRDPVVAVELAILRSRMLFAKGDPRSALLALDDMAKQPLVSAEPSPWVSDRIAMAMAAAHLADGDPKAAVKVFEDRPAHGPESLVAEARARVAAGEGERALRILDELELPEHRDPGPVIDVWILLTRAQAADALGDFAAAESLLLRALAAARPHHLRRPFLDAGSWVRRLLLHRPALAREHAWLTGTPAPGRKEPVGPRPETLSARERDVLERLAQLMSTEEIAADLHLSVNTVKTHLKSIYRKLAATRRGEAVRRAREFGLL
- a CDS encoding MarR family winged helix-turn-helix transcriptional regulator gives rise to the protein MATIPQKTHGPDDMTLEVVDLIGSVVARYHQEYEEAAAEHALTGAQARLLSLLSLEPLPMRKLAQRLRCEPSNVTGIVDRLESRGLVERRPDPADRRVKLAAATEEGRRVARSLRESLRFAREPLAGLSDQERLALRDLLRRMLDA